The following DNA comes from Phytohabitans rumicis.
CCATCGAGGCCCATCTGTCCGAGTCCATCGCCCGAGCCGACCGCGGTCGTCGCGGCGTGCGGTTCGTGCTGTGCGACGCGGACAACCGCGTCCGCCTGCACTGCCCGGTCGACGACCTGCCGCCCCGGTCCGATCCGGCGGACTGCGCGCACACGATCTCCGTGTTCGCCGGTGCCCTCATCGCCAGCGAGCCGCACGGCGCGCTCCTTGTCGCGCTGACCAGGCCCGGGTCGAGCGCCGTCCAAGACGTCGACCGGGTCTGGTTCCACAGCGCGTACGAGGTGTGCGCCAAGATGGGCGTCCGGCTGCTCGGCATCTACCTGATGACCCCCACCGACCAGCGCGAGATCCTCCTGGACGACGCCCTCTGACGGTCGGCCGTCGATGATGGCGGGGGCCAGGGCTGGCCCCTGGTGCTGGCTCCTCCTGGCGGGGCGCGGGTGGGCTTCGCTGGTGGCGTGTGGATTCAGCAGCTTGTGGTGGTCCTGGCCGACGTGCCGTCCGCGGCGGCCCTCCGGGCGTACGAAGACCTGGCGGTCGACGACGGTCTGCGCGAGGGCATCGGATCCGTGGCCGTGCGCCGGCCCGCGCCACACCTTGCCGACGCGGCCATGTCGGCGGTGCACGACCTGGAGGCCGCCGGGCTGCGGCCGCTCCGGATCGTCACGGGTGACTGGGTGACGCTGGCCGACATCGCGAGCCGGATCGGGCGATCCCGCGAGATCGTACGGCTGTGGTCCGTCGGGCGGCAGGGGCCGGGCGGGTTTCCGCCGCCGCTCAACCCGGGCTGCGACACGTCGTTCTACAGCTGGGCCGAGGTGGGCCTGTGGCTGCGCCGCCGGATGGGCTACGAGCTGCCCGACGACGAGCCGGTGCTGGTCGCGATCAACCTGGCGCTCCAACTACGCCGGCTGATGCCCCGCCTGTCCCACCCCGACGCCATCCACGCCCTCCTGGACGGCTAACTGCCCCAGAGAGCGGTTATTCGACGTCGAATTCGCCGTCTTGGGCGCCGCCGACGAAGGCGTCCCACTCGTCCTTGGTGAACACGAGCACCGGGCCGTCGGGCTCGCCGGAGTTGCGCAGTCCGATCAGCTCGTCGACGAAGGCGACCTCGACGGCGCTCCCCGAGTCGTCCTCCTTGGCCCGCTGCCACACCGCCCGGGACAGGTCAAAGTCGCCCTTGGGGTGCTGGGCCATCACGCCGCTCCTTCACAGGATGAATCAGACACCGAGAGGGTATACCGCCGCCGATCGGGCACCATGGGCGGATGCATAGCCTGACCCGTGTCGAGGCGGTCGAGCGGGCCGGCCTGCTCACCGTCGACTCGTATGACGTGGAACTGGACGTGACGGGCGACGGTGGGTGGTTCCGGTCGACGTCCGTGGTTCGGTTTCACGCGGGCCGGGCGGGCGCGAGCACGTTCGTCGACGTCAAGCCGGCACGGTTGGTGGCGGCCCGGCTCAACGGCGTACCGCTCGACGTGGCCACGCTGGACGGCGACCGGCTGCCGCTGCCGGCGCTGCGGGAGCGCAACGAGCTCGTCGTCGAGGCGGAGATGGCGTATTCCAACACGGGGGAAGGGCTGCACCGCTTCGTGGATCCCGCCGACGGCGAGGTCTACCTGTACGCGGTGTCGTTTCTGGACGCCGCGCCGCGCGTGTTCGCCTGCTTCGACCAGCCGGACCTGAAGGCGCCCGTCACTCTGACGGTGACGGCGCCGGCCGGTTGGCTGGTCGCCGCCAACGGTGCGCACGCGGCGAGCGCGGGCGGGCGGCACACGTTCGCCACCACCGAGCCGCTCGCCACGTACTTCGTCTCGCTGATCGCGGGGCCGTACCACGCCCGCCACGAGGTGCACGACGACGTCCCGCTGGGGCTCTACGCCCGGCGTTCGCTGGCCGTCGAGCTGGACAAGGACGCCGACGAGATCTTCACGGTGACCCGGCAGTGCCTGGACCGCTTCCATGAGCTCTTCGGCGTGCGGTACGCGTTCGGCAAGTACGACCAGGCGTTCGTGCCGGAGTTCAACGCCGGCGCGATGGAGAATCCCGGCCTGGTGACGTTTCGCGACGAGTATCTCTTCCGGTCGGTCGTCACCGACAGCCAGCGGCAGCTGCGGGCGACCACGATCGCGCATGAGATGGCCCACATGTGGTTCGGCGACCTGGTCACCATGCGCTGGTGGGACGACCTGTGGCTGAACGAGTCGTTCGCCGAGTATCTGGGCGTACGGGTGACCGCCGAGGCCACCCGTTTCCGGCAGGCGTGGACCACGTTCGCGATGCGCCGCAAGGCGTGGGGCTACATCGCCGACCAGCGGCCGTCCACGCACCCGGTCGCCCCGGACGAGGTCGCCGACGCCGCGCTGGCGTTGCTCAACTTCGACGGCATCTCGTACGCCAAGGGCGCGTCGGTGCTGCGCCAGCTCGTCGCGTGGTTGGGGGACGAGCCGTTCCTGGCCGGGTTGCGGGCGCACTTCGCGGCGCACCGCTTCGGCAACGCCACGCTGGCGGACCTGCTGGGCGCGCTGTCCGAGGCGAGCGGGCGGGACCTGGCCGGCTGGGCCGACGCGTGGCTGCGCCGGTCGGGGGCCAACACGTTGCGCGCCGAGGTCGGCGACACCGTCCACATCGTCCAGACGGGGGAGCCGCCGCGCCCACACCGGATCGGCATCGGCGTGTACGACGGTGGCGTGCTCACCCGCCGCGTGGAGGTGGACATCCAGGGTGGACGGACGAGGGTGCCGGACCTGGCCGGGGACCTGTTGCTGGTCAACGACGGCGACCTGACGTACGCCAAGGTGCGCCTGGACTACGGGTCGGCCGATGCCGTGGCGCGGATCGGCGACCCACTGGCCCGCGCGCTGGTGTGGGCATCCACTGTGGACGCCGTACGCGACGGCGACCGGCCGGTGGCCGACCTCGTCGCACTCGTCGACGCCGCCCTGCCCGCCGAGACCGAGCTGGTCGTGATCGAAGATGTGCTGCGGATGAGCACCGACCTGGTGCGCCGCTACCTCACCGGCGCCCAGCGGGAGTTGGCGCTTCGGCGGGTCGCCCAGGCGTGCGAACGGCTCCTGGCCGGTGCGCTGCCGGGCGGGTCGCACCAGCTCGCCGCCGTACGCGGGCTGGTCGCCGCCGGCACCGACGCGGCGCGCTTTCGCGGCTGGCTGACCGGCGTCGACGTACCCGATGGGCTGAAGGTCGACGCCGACCTGCGCTGGGAGCTTTACCACCGGCTGGCCGTGCTCGGCGCGGCCGGCGCGGACGAGATCGAGGCGGAACTGGCGGCGGACCGCAGCGCGACCGGCGAGCAGTGGGCGGCCAGGTGCCGCGCCGCGCGGCCGGATCCGGTGGCCAAGGAGCGGGCCTGGCGCGTCCTCACCGCCGACACCACGCTGGCGGGCCGGCTCGTCGAGGCGTGCGCCGAGGGCTTCTGGCAACCGGATCAGGCGGTCCTGACCGAGTCCTATGTGGAGCGCTACTTCGCCGAAATGCCGGCTGCCGCGCGGCTGCGTACCCCTTGGGTTGCCGACCGGATCGCGGCGGTGGCCTATCCCCGCTACGCCGTGGCGGCCTCCACCCGGGAAATGGCCGCGGCGCTGCTGGCCCGCGACGACCTCGGGCCCGGACTGCGCCGGGTGGTGGTGGACTCGGACGACGACCTGCGCCGGGCCCTTGCCGCCCGGACCCGGCAGCAAACGATCTAGGATTCGGCAATGGCGGATGATTCGCGCCGGATCGGCATCATGGGTGGCACTTTCGACCCGATCCACCACGGCCACCTGGTGGCGGCCAGCGAGGTGGCCGACCGGTTCGCGCTGGACGAGGTGGTCTTCGTCCCGACCGGCGAGCCGTGGCAGAAGGGCGGCGTCACGGTCAGCCCGCCCGAAGACCGGTACCTGATGACGGTCATCGCGACCGCCTCGAACCCGCAGTTTCACGTCAGCCGCGTCGACATCGACCGGGACGGGCCCACCTACACCGTGGACACGCTGCGCGACCTGCGCGCCGAGTACGGCCCGAAGGCGCAGCTCTTCTTCATCACCGGCGCGGACGCGCTGCAGAAGATGCTGTCCTGGAAGGACACCGACCAGATGTTCGAGATGGCGCACTTCATCGGGGTGACCCGGCCCGGGTTCGCGCTGTCCAACGCGCATTTGCCGGCCGACGCGGTGAGTCTCGTGCAGGTGCCGGCCATGGCGATCTCGTCGACCGAGTGCCGCGAACGGGTCGCCGCCGGCAAGCCGGTCTGGTACCTCGTGCCCGACGGTGTGGTGCAGTACATCGCCAAGCGTCGGCTTTATCGGTAGTTTGTCCGGTTTACTCGCACGCGCCAACGCGGGCCATGTGAGAGGCTTGTCGGGTGACTGCATCCGAGCGCGCCCGCGAGCTGGCGCTCAGCGCCGCCCAGGCCGCCGCCGACAAGAAGGCGCACGACATCCTCATCATCGACGTGGCTGACCAGATGGTCATCACCGACGCCTTCGTGCTCGCCTCGGCGCCCAACGAGCGCCAGGTGCAGGCGATCGTCGACGCGATCGAGGAGGCGCTGGTCGGCCTGCCGGAAAAGGCCAAGCCAGCGCGCCGCGAGGGTGAGCGGGCCGGCCGGTGGGTCCTGCTGGACTACATCGACGTGGTCGTGCACGTGCAGCACACGGAGGAGCGGGAGTTCTACGCCCTCGACCGGCTGTGGAAGGACTGCCCGACGATCCCGTTCGTGGATCGCGCCCTGGTCGAAGCGGAATGACCCGTCTGATCGTCTGGCGCCACGGCAACACCGATTGGAACGCCTCCGATCGGGTCCAGGGACAGACCGACACCGCCCTCAACGACCTCGGGCGGGAGCAGGCGGCCGCCGCGGCACCGCTGATCGCCGCGCTGCACCCCGACGCCATCGTCGCCAGCGACCTGCGGCGCGCGGCCGACACCGCCGCCGCGCTCGCCGGGCTCACCGGCCTGCCGGTGCGCACCGACCCGCGCCTGCGCGAACGGTCGTACGGGCAGTGGCAGGGGCTCACGATCACCGAGGTTGCGGCGCACTTCCCGGAGCAGTACACCCGCTGGCGGGCCGGCGAGCAGCCCCTCGGCTGCGACGTGGAGACCCTCGACGACCTCGGCAAACGCGTCGGTCAGGCGCTCGGAGAGGCGGCCGACTCGGTGCCCGGCGGCACCGTCGTCGTCGCCACCCACGGCGGCGCGGCGCGGCAGGGCTGCGGCTTCCTGCTGGGCTGGCCGGCCTCGGTGATGCGCACCCTGGGGCCGCTGCAGAACTGCCACTGGACCGACCTCGGCCACGACCAGGTCCGCGGCTGGTGGCTGCGCGCGCACAACTCGGGCGCGTCGCCCCAGCGCCCCACGCCATCTCCCGTCTGAGCGGAACCGCCGCGCGTGCGGTAGCGTCGGATCACATATGGGTACGCGTCGCGCCACCGTCCTCGCCGTCGCCTTGGCGGCCACCTTGCTCAGTGGTTGTGCGGGCACCGATGGACAGTCACCTTCCTCCCTGCCCTCCGCGTCGTCGTCGCCTTCGTCGCCCCCGGAGGATCTGCCAGTGCCTTCACCGACCTCCTCAGGCAAGCCGTTCGGCCGCGCGACCGGCAAGCCCAGCCCGGGCGCCGAGATGACGCTCACCGGCCAGGTCGCCGAGGGCGTCGAGTCCGGCTGCCGGCTGCTCAACAACTACCTCCTGCTGCCCGGGCCCGGGATCAACCGCGACTCGTTCGCGGTGGGGGCCACGGTCACCGTTCGAGGGCGGGTGGAGCAGGGCATGATGACGACCTGCCAGCAGGGCACGCCGTTCGTGGTCAGCGAGGTGCTGTCCGGCTGAGGACCGTTCCCGGGTTGATCGGCTACGGTGCCGGCATGCCTGTCGCGGTCGTCACCGATTCCACCGCGTACCTCCCCACCGGGCACGACGTCACCGTCGTCCCGCTCACCGTCGTGATCAACGGCGTCGAGGGCCTGGACGGGGTGGACGTCACGCCCACCGAGGTCGCTCGGGCGCTGAGCGCGCGCCGGGTCAGCGTGACCACGTCCCGGCCCGCGCCGGAGCAGTTCGTGTCCGCGTACCGCCGGCTGCTCGACGCCGGCGCGCCCGGCGTCGTGTCGATCCACCTGTCCGCCGACCTGTCCGGCACCGTCGAGTCCGCGGCGCTCGCCGCGGCCGAGGTGGGCGAGCGGGTCGCGGTCGTCGACGCCCGATCGGCGGGCATGGGCCTCGGCTTCCCGGCGCTCGCGGCCGCCGCGGCCGCCGCGGCCGGTGCCGACCTGGCCGGAGTACGCGCCGCCGCCCGCGCCGCGATCGCCCGCACCACCACGCTGCTGTACGTCGACACGCTCGAGTTCCTCCGCCGGGGCGGCCGGATCGGGGCCGCCTCCGCCCTGCTCGGCACCGCCCTGTCCGTCAAGCCCATCCTGCACGTCGCCGACGGCGCGATCGTGGTACGCGACAAGGTGCGCACCGCCAGCCGAGGTCTCGCCCGCCTGGTCGACCTGGCCGTCGAGGCGGCCGGGGAGTCCGATGTGGACGCGGCGGTGCACCACCTGGGGGCGGGTGAGCGGGCCGCGGTGCTGGCCGACACGCTGGCCGCACGGCTGGGCGACCGCCTGAAGGCCCGCTACGTCACCGAGGTAGGCGCCGTCGTAGCCGCCCACGTAGGCCCCGGCCTCCTAGGCATAGTCATCCACCGCCACCCCTAGCCCCTTCGTCGCGCCCTCTCCCCGTCCCCTCTCGCGCGCCCCTCTCGTTGCGCGCGCTCTCTCGTTGCGCGCGCTCTCTCGTTGCGTCGATCAAGGGCAAATGGTCGTGCTTTGATCTCCGATCCACGACCGTTTGCCCTTGATCGACGGGCTTTTCCTTGATCGGCGGGCGTGGGGCTGGGCTGGGCGGTGTCGGGCTGGGTTGGGTTGGGCGGGGCCCCAGTGGGGCGCCGCCATTGGGTGTTGCGCCGTGAGTGGGGCGCCCCCATGCACGCCGTGGCGGGAGTAGGGGCGCCCTGCTCACGGCTGAGCGCCCAACAGGGGCGCCCCACTCACGGCGCGACGCACAACAGGTACCTGCGGACTGGCGTCGATTCGGTCGCCCCAGCGAGTCCGCTGCGAGCAAGCGACCAGCCGGCGCCGCGACAGGGCGTGGCGGAGTGGATCTGCATAGCACAGTGGAGCTTGATCAGGGCTTTTTCCACAGGGGCCTCGGTTATCCACAGGCGCCGAGGTTGGCACTGCGGCGGACGGTGTCGCCGGCCTAGCGTCGCGGCGTGCGCGAAGCGTCCAGCGACGAGGAGATGGTGGTGCGGCAGCGGTTGCTGCGGCTGCACGGCCGGCAGACGGCTGCACGGCCGGCGATGCCCGCCGCGCAGCCCGGCACGCCACCGCCGGTGGTTCCGCACCCGACGCGGTCGGGTGCGCCGCAGGGGACCGTCCATCGGACGGCCCTACCGCGGGGTGAGACGAGAGCGGGCCCGCAGCATCGACGGGTCCGCGTCGCTGAGCCGGCCGCGCGGGTTGACGGTGGCGACGCGGCCCAGCGGCCGAGCCGAGCTGGAGGCGCGTCGGCGTTCGACCCGGGTCGGCGCGGGGTCAAGGCGTTGGCTGGGCTCGCCGCGGTGGTGGTGCTCGTCGCCGGGTTCTTCGCGTGGCGTTCCCGACCGCATGCCGAGCCGGTCACCGCGGAGCCGGCCCAGGCGGCCAGCACCGTCGACGGCGGCACCGGAGACACCATGACCGCACCGCCGAGCGGCGGCGAGGTCGTGGTCGCCGTGGCCGGCAAGGTGCGCCGTCCCGGGCTCGTACGGCTTCCGGCCGGCGCCCGGGTCGCCGATGCGCTGGCCGCGGCCGGGGGCGCCTTGCCGGGCACCGACGTGTCCCTGCTCAACCTGGCCCGCAAGGTGGTCGACGGCGAGCTGATCCTGGTCGGGGTGACCGCCGCACCCGACGCTGGCGGCGGTGGCCAGGACGGCGGCGTGGCCAGCGGCGGCAAGGTCAACCTCAATACGGCCACGCTGGCGCAGCTCGACGCGCTGCCGGGCGTCGGCCCGGTGCTCGCCCAGCGCATCCTCGACCATCGGGAGCGGCACGGCGGCTTCCGGTCGGTGAGTGACCTGCGCCAGGTCGACGGGATCGGTGACGCCCGGTACGAGCAGCTCAAAGAGCTGGTGACGGTGTGAAGCCGCCCGACCTGCGTCTCGCCGGGCTCGCCTTGGCGACCTGGCTGTCCGCCCTCGCCGCCCTGCACACCTCGGCGCGTACGGCGATCGTGGTGGCCGCCGTCGCCGCATTGGGGACCGTGGTGGTGGCCAGGGTCATGGCGCGGCGCACCGTGCCGTACGGGTGGGTCGCGGCCGGGGTGCTCCTCGGCGTGGTGTGCGGTAGTGCCGCCACGGCCGCGCGGTTGGTGGCCCGGGACGCCGAGCCGCTCGCGTCGCTCGTCCGGGAGCGGGCCCGCGTCGACGCCGACCTGGTCGTACGCGACGATCCGCGGGCGGTCGGCTCCACCGCGGGGCGCCCGCCGACGTACCTGGTGGCGGCGGCGCTGCGCGAGGTGCGAGCCGCCGACGGCGTACGGCTGAGGGTGGACACGCGGATCCTGGTGCTCGCCGCAGATCCGGGGTGGCGCGCGCTCCTGCCCGGGCAGCGGCTGACCGCGTCCGGCCGGCTCGCACCTGCCCGGGGCGGCGACCTGCGCGCCGGCGTGCTCTCGGCCACCGGAGCACCGGTCCCGCACGGCGAGCCGTCCTGGCCGCAGCGGGCCGCCGGGGTGCTCCGGGCGGGGCTGCAACGGGCCTGCGCACCGCTGCCCGATGAGCCCGGCGGCCTGCTGCCGGGGCTCGTCGTGGGCGACACCAGCCGGCTCGATCCGGCGGTGGACGACGACTTCCGGGCCACCGGCATGACTCACCTGGTCGCGGTGAGCGGTGCCAACGTCGCGATCGTGCTCGGGGCGGTCCTGCTGGCGGCGCGCTGGGCCCGCGCCGGCCCGTGGCTCTGCGCCGGCCTGTGCGCGGTGGCACTCGCCGGGTTCGTGATCCTGGCCCGCCCGTCGCCCAGCGTCGTACGCGCCGCGACGATGGGCGCGATCGGGCTGGTGGCGCTGGCCACCGGGCGACCGCGGGCTGCGGTGCCGGCGCTGGGCGCGGCGGTGACCGTGCTGGTCCTGCTCGACCCCGAGTTGGCGGGCCACGCCGGGTTCGCCCTGTCCGTGCTGGCGACGGGCGGGCTCCTGTTGCTG
Coding sequences within:
- a CDS encoding DUF397 domain-containing protein encodes the protein MAQHPKGDFDLSRAVWQRAKEDDSGSAVEVAFVDELIGLRNSGEPDGPVLVFTKDEWDAFVGGAQDGEFDVE
- the pepN gene encoding aminopeptidase N, whose protein sequence is MHSLTRVEAVERAGLLTVDSYDVELDVTGDGGWFRSTSVVRFHAGRAGASTFVDVKPARLVAARLNGVPLDVATLDGDRLPLPALRERNELVVEAEMAYSNTGEGLHRFVDPADGEVYLYAVSFLDAAPRVFACFDQPDLKAPVTLTVTAPAGWLVAANGAHAASAGGRHTFATTEPLATYFVSLIAGPYHARHEVHDDVPLGLYARRSLAVELDKDADEIFTVTRQCLDRFHELFGVRYAFGKYDQAFVPEFNAGAMENPGLVTFRDEYLFRSVVTDSQRQLRATTIAHEMAHMWFGDLVTMRWWDDLWLNESFAEYLGVRVTAEATRFRQAWTTFAMRRKAWGYIADQRPSTHPVAPDEVADAALALLNFDGISYAKGASVLRQLVAWLGDEPFLAGLRAHFAAHRFGNATLADLLGALSEASGRDLAGWADAWLRRSGANTLRAEVGDTVHIVQTGEPPRPHRIGIGVYDGGVLTRRVEVDIQGGRTRVPDLAGDLLLVNDGDLTYAKVRLDYGSADAVARIGDPLARALVWASTVDAVRDGDRPVADLVALVDAALPAETELVVIEDVLRMSTDLVRRYLTGAQRELALRRVAQACERLLAGALPGGSHQLAAVRGLVAAGTDAARFRGWLTGVDVPDGLKVDADLRWELYHRLAVLGAAGADEIEAELAADRSATGEQWAARCRAARPDPVAKERAWRVLTADTTLAGRLVEACAEGFWQPDQAVLTESYVERYFAEMPAAARLRTPWVADRIAAVAYPRYAVAASTREMAAALLARDDLGPGLRRVVVDSDDDLRRALAARTRQQTI
- the nadD gene encoding nicotinate-nucleotide adenylyltransferase; the protein is MADDSRRIGIMGGTFDPIHHGHLVAASEVADRFALDEVVFVPTGEPWQKGGVTVSPPEDRYLMTVIATASNPQFHVSRVDIDRDGPTYTVDTLRDLRAEYGPKAQLFFITGADALQKMLSWKDTDQMFEMAHFIGVTRPGFALSNAHLPADAVSLVQVPAMAISSTECRERVAAGKPVWYLVPDGVVQYIAKRRLYR
- the rsfS gene encoding ribosome silencing factor, whose translation is MTASERARELALSAAQAAADKKAHDILIIDVADQMVITDAFVLASAPNERQVQAIVDAIEEALVGLPEKAKPARREGERAGRWVLLDYIDVVVHVQHTEEREFYALDRLWKDCPTIPFVDRALVEAE
- a CDS encoding histidine phosphatase family protein — its product is MTRLIVWRHGNTDWNASDRVQGQTDTALNDLGREQAAAAAPLIAALHPDAIVASDLRRAADTAAALAGLTGLPVRTDPRLRERSYGQWQGLTITEVAAHFPEQYTRWRAGEQPLGCDVETLDDLGKRVGQALGEAADSVPGGTVVVATHGGAARQGCGFLLGWPASVMRTLGPLQNCHWTDLGHDQVRGWWLRAHNSGASPQRPTPSPV
- a CDS encoding DegV family protein is translated as MPVAVVTDSTAYLPTGHDVTVVPLTVVINGVEGLDGVDVTPTEVARALSARRVSVTTSRPAPEQFVSAYRRLLDAGAPGVVSIHLSADLSGTVESAALAAAEVGERVAVVDARSAGMGLGFPALAAAAAAAAGADLAGVRAAARAAIARTTTLLYVDTLEFLRRGGRIGAASALLGTALSVKPILHVADGAIVVRDKVRTASRGLARLVDLAVEAAGESDVDAAVHHLGAGERAAVLADTLAARLGDRLKARYVTEVGAVVAAHVGPGLLGIVIHRHP
- a CDS encoding ComEA family DNA-binding protein, whose amino-acid sequence is MVVRQRLLRLHGRQTAARPAMPAAQPGTPPPVVPHPTRSGAPQGTVHRTALPRGETRAGPQHRRVRVAEPAARVDGGDAAQRPSRAGGASAFDPGRRGVKALAGLAAVVVLVAGFFAWRSRPHAEPVTAEPAQAASTVDGGTGDTMTAPPSGGEVVVAVAGKVRRPGLVRLPAGARVADALAAAGGALPGTDVSLLNLARKVVDGELILVGVTAAPDAGGGGQDGGVASGGKVNLNTATLAQLDALPGVGPVLAQRILDHRERHGGFRSVSDLRQVDGIGDARYEQLKELVTV